A single Nitrospira sp. DNA region contains:
- the aroF gene encoding 3-deoxy-7-phosphoheptulonate synthase — MIIVLKPEVTETEIEHIMERLQELGLKSHVSHGQERTIIGVIGDDRILQNQPLIALPGVESVLPILAPWKLVSREFRKENTVIDIGGVKIGGKKLAIMAGPCAVERLELTVGIAQEVKSGGASILRGGAYKPRSSPYSFQGLGREGLDYLIEARKKTGLPVISEILDTRDIELFLEKADIIQIGARNMQNFELLKEVGAYDKPVLLKRGLSATIKEFLLSAEYIMSRGNRNVMLCERGIRTFETQYRNTLDLSAIPTLKELSHLPVIVDPSHATGKWNLVAPMSKASIAAGADGLLIEVHSNPECALCDGEESIKPSKFRDLMQDIKKIAEAVGREV, encoded by the coding sequence ATGATTATCGTGTTGAAACCCGAGGTCACGGAAACGGAAATCGAGCACATTATGGAACGCCTCCAAGAACTGGGGCTGAAATCCCACGTCTCGCACGGGCAGGAGCGGACAATCATCGGCGTCATCGGCGACGACCGGATTCTCCAAAATCAGCCGCTTATCGCTCTGCCGGGCGTGGAGAGCGTCCTGCCTATTTTGGCACCGTGGAAGCTGGTCAGCCGTGAGTTCCGCAAGGAGAACACGGTCATAGACATCGGCGGCGTCAAGATCGGCGGCAAGAAGCTGGCGATCATGGCTGGCCCCTGCGCGGTAGAGCGGCTGGAACTGACGGTCGGCATCGCCCAGGAAGTGAAGTCCGGGGGGGCGAGCATCCTGCGCGGCGGCGCCTACAAGCCCCGCTCCTCGCCCTATTCCTTCCAGGGCCTGGGTCGCGAAGGGCTCGACTATCTGATTGAAGCACGGAAGAAGACCGGCCTCCCGGTGATCAGCGAAATTCTGGACACGCGCGACATCGAGCTGTTTCTCGAGAAGGCCGACATCATCCAGATCGGCGCGCGCAACATGCAGAACTTCGAGTTGCTTAAGGAAGTCGGCGCCTACGACAAGCCCGTGTTACTCAAGCGCGGTCTCTCCGCAACAATCAAGGAGTTTTTGCTGTCCGCAGAGTACATCATGTCCCGCGGCAACCGGAACGTCATGCTCTGCGAGCGCGGCATCCGCACCTTCGAGACACAGTACCGCAACACACTTGACCTCTCGGCCATCCCGACGTTGAAGGAATTGTCACACCTGCCGGTTATCGTGGACCCAAGCCACGCCACCGGCAAGTGGAACCTCGTCGCCCCCATGTCCAAGGCGTCGATCGCCGCAGGCGCCGACGGCCTGCTGATCGAGGTACACTCGAATCCGGAATGCGCGCTGTGCGACGGCGAGGAGTCCATCAAGCCCAGCAAGTTCAGGGACCTGATGCAGGACATCAAGAAAATTGCTGAGGCGGTCGGACGGGAAGTCTGA
- a CDS encoding prephenate dehydrogenase/arogenate dehydrogenase family protein, protein MSQLLGNSASVTAPRPNAPVYFNQVAIIGVGLIGGSLGMILKQDGLAGTIVGVGRRVENLKTAVELGAIDRYVSDATAGVRDADLVILATPVDTYERHLKEWGASLKPGCIVSDVGSVKGTLVELCERLLPTNVRFVGAHPIAGKEKTGVAAGSPTLFKGARCIVTPTTQTDAQALQTIRAMWEAAGSTVITMAALVHDKVLGAVSHLPHVAAFALINALIEVQKTTPALDLKAHSGGGLRDTTRIAASSPEMWRDIFVWNRENIVEQIELFEQQLQNFKRLIKAGDGAGIERELERAKQVREKLNS, encoded by the coding sequence ATGTCCCAGTTGCTCGGCAACTCCGCCTCCGTCACGGCTCCCCGGCCGAACGCGCCCGTGTATTTCAATCAGGTGGCCATCATCGGCGTCGGCCTCATCGGCGGCTCGCTGGGGATGATCCTTAAACAGGACGGCCTCGCAGGCACGATCGTCGGCGTGGGCCGGCGGGTGGAAAATCTCAAGACCGCCGTCGAGCTGGGTGCCATCGACCGCTATGTCTCTGACGCGACAGCGGGCGTACGCGACGCCGACCTCGTCATTCTTGCCACGCCCGTCGATACCTACGAGCGACATCTCAAGGAATGGGGCGCCTCGCTCAAACCTGGCTGCATCGTCAGCGACGTCGGCAGCGTCAAGGGCACGCTGGTGGAACTGTGCGAGCGGTTACTACCGACGAACGTCCGCTTCGTCGGCGCGCATCCAATCGCCGGCAAGGAAAAAACCGGCGTCGCCGCCGGCTCGCCGACCCTGTTCAAGGGCGCGCGCTGCATCGTGACGCCGACAACGCAGACGGACGCGCAGGCCTTGCAGACGATCCGCGCCATGTGGGAAGCCGCGGGCTCCACCGTCATTACGATGGCGGCCTTGGTGCACGACAAAGTGCTTGGTGCCGTCAGCCATTTGCCGCACGTGGCGGCCTTTGCACTCATCAACGCGCTGATTGAAGTACAGAAAACGACGCCCGCTCTCGATCTGAAGGCCCATTCGGGCGGAGGGTTGCGAGACACGACGCGGATCGCGGCCAGCTCGCCCGAAATGTGGCGCGACATCTTCGTCTGGAACCGCGAGAACATTGTCGAGCAGATCGAGTTGTTCGAGCAGCAATTGCAGAACTTCAAACGATTGATCAAGGCCGGGGATGGAGCCGGCATCGAACGCGAACTGGAGCGGGCTAAGCAGGTCCGCGAAAAACTCAACTCCTGA